The Actinomycetota bacterium genome includes a region encoding these proteins:
- a CDS encoding arsenate reductase ArsC → MSAAPQVLFVCVHNAGRSQMAAALLERYAGDRVDVRSAGSAPSDEINPAVLEAMREVGIDLAGRRPKALTTEAVERSDVVITMGCGDACPVFPGVRYLDWELDDPAGRELEEVRPIRDEIDRRVRALAEELVAADA, encoded by the coding sequence TTGAGTGCCGCTCCCCAGGTGCTGTTCGTGTGCGTCCACAACGCCGGACGCAGCCAGATGGCGGCGGCCCTCCTCGAGCGCTACGCGGGCGATCGGGTCGACGTGCGATCGGCCGGGAGCGCTCCGTCCGACGAGATCAACCCGGCCGTGCTCGAGGCGATGCGCGAGGTCGGGATCGATCTCGCGGGACGGCGGCCGAAGGCGCTCACCACCGAGGCCGTCGAACGCTCCGACGTCGTGATCACGATGGGCTGCGGTGATGCGTGTCCGGTGTTCCCGGGGGTGCGCTACCTCGACTGGGAGCTCGACGACCCGGCGGGCCGGGAGCTCGAGGAGGTTCGGCCGATCCGCGACGAGATCGATCGCCGCGTTCGTGCCCTGGCGGAGGAGCTCGTCGCCGCGGATGCGTGA
- a CDS encoding aquaporin — protein MREGDLGRRVLAEALGTALLLIAIVGSGISAQRLTDDVGVQLLVNAAVTGIALAVLISVLGPISGAHFNPVVTGVDRILGGIETIPASAYAVAQVGGAIAGTIVANVLFSLPGVDASSTVRTGAGLWLGEVVATFGLVMVIFLMVGTRRSTAIPFTVGGYVAAAIWFTSSRGFANPAVTIGRMFTDSLTGIAPRSVPAFVLAQALGGALALATVLVLRPGVRRVAAEVLVDG, from the coding sequence ATGCGTGAGGGAGACCTCGGGCGGCGCGTGCTCGCAGAGGCGCTCGGAACGGCTCTCCTGCTGATCGCGATCGTCGGATCCGGTATCTCCGCGCAGCGACTGACCGATGACGTCGGCGTGCAGCTCCTCGTGAACGCGGCGGTGACCGGGATCGCGCTCGCCGTGCTGATCTCGGTGCTCGGGCCGATCTCCGGGGCCCATTTCAATCCGGTCGTGACCGGCGTCGACCGGATCCTCGGCGGGATCGAGACGATACCCGCGAGCGCCTACGCCGTAGCGCAGGTCGGCGGCGCGATCGCGGGCACGATCGTCGCGAACGTGCTGTTCTCCCTGCCGGGGGTCGATGCCTCGTCCACGGTCCGAACCGGCGCCGGCCTGTGGCTCGGCGAGGTCGTGGCGACGTTCGGCCTCGTGATGGTGATCTTCCTCATGGTGGGAACGCGACGCTCGACCGCGATCCCGTTCACGGTCGGCGGCTATGTCGCGGCGGCGATCTGGTTCACCTCGTCGAGAGGCTTCGCGAACCCTGCGGTCACGATCGGACGCATGTTCACCGATTCCCTCACCGGCATCGCGCCACGTTCGGTCCCCGCCTTCGTCCTCGCCCAGGCGCTCGGCGGTGCCCTCGCTCTCGCCACCGTGCTGGTTCTCCGGCCGGGGGTGCGCAGGGTGGCGGCCGAGGTCCTCGTCGACGGGTAG